In Cryptomeria japonica chromosome 10, Sugi_1.0, whole genome shotgun sequence, a genomic segment contains:
- the LOC131058031 gene encoding UDP-glycosyltransferase 72B1: protein MEKPHLAIFPLSAGMGHFLPLAEFAKRLCEFHGFSITLIITKWMWTSQQPPLLQRLASSALDIRITEIPHITEDEDEQNMKLTTRISNFILKAEPYIEDVLQSQRSFSPISAFITDLFCTELLDVTTKLKMPSYLFVPSSAAFVCFMLHLPKLVSEMNVSFRDANFEVEIPGLPPIPARDLPIQDSSDSLCTWFVHHSSRFKEASGVLINTFAELEEEAMKTLSTPETPSIYPIGPLMLTESDTPDDTSCLKWLDEQPPSSVLFVSFGSAGVLSSEQITDLAFGLEATGHRFLWVLRGHKSGDSSSLETDISQLLPEGFQSRTGDRGLVVLNWAPQVAVLSHPSTGGFLSHCGWNSTLESISHGVPMIAWPLYAEQGMNKVILVKQIKVAIDLKMDKKGFVKREEVERAVRELMEGEEGRKAREKMKELKGKAKIAMTEGGSTIKATARAATDLSAST from the coding sequence ATGGAGAAGCCACATCTCGCCATTTTTCCCCTCAGCGCGGGTATGGGGCATTTCCTTCCATTAGCTGAGTTTGCTAAGCGTCTCTGTGAGTTTCATGGCTTCTCCATCACCCTCATCATCACCAAGTGGATGTGGACTTCTCAGCAGCCCCCTCTTCTGCAACGATTGGCCTCCTCTGCTCTCGACATACGCATTACAGAGATTCCTCACATCACTGAGGATGAAGATGAGCAAAACATGAAATTGACAACGCGCATTTCCAACTTCATTCTGAAAGCAGAGCCATACATTGAAGATGTTCTGCAATCGCAGCGATCATTTTCGCCCATCTCTGCTTTTATCACAGACCTCTTCTGTACGGAACTGCTCGACGTTACCACAAAGCTGAAGATGCCAAGTTATTTATTCGTGCCGTCCTCTGCTGCTTTTGTTTGCTTCATGTTACATCTTCCAAAGCTCGTTTCGGAGATGAACGTTTCATTTAGAGACGCCAATTTCGAAGTAGAGATACCGGGGTTACCGCCGATTCCTGCTAGAGATCTGCCGATTCAGGACAGCTCGGATTCCTTGTGTACTTGGTTTGTCCACCATTCCTCCCGCTTCAAGGAAGCATCTGGAGTTCTCATAAACACCTTTGCTGAGCTGGAGGAGGAAGCCATGAAAACCCTTAGCACCCCTGAAACGCCCTCCATCTATCCGATAGGTCCCTTGATGCTCACAGAATCTGATACCCCTGACGACACCAGCTGTCTGAAATGGCTGGATGAGCAGCCTCCCTCGTCTGTTCTGTTTGTGTCCTTCggaagcgcaggcgttttgtccaGCGAGCAAATTACAGATCTGGCATTTGGACTTGAAGCCACCGGCCACCGGTTCCTATGGGTGCTGCGCGGGCACAAATCTGGGGACTCTTCTTCTCTTGAAACTGACATTTCTCAGCTTTTACCGGAGGGTTTTCAGAGTCGAACCGGGGACCGTGGGCTTGTGGTTCTTAATTGGGCCCCCCAGGTAGCGGTTCTTTCTCACCCCTCTACTGGGGGCTTCCTTTCTCATTGCGGGTGGAATTCTACGTTGGAAAGCATCTCTCACGGAGTCCCAATGATCGCTTGGCCTCTGTATGCCGAACAGGGAATGAACAAGGTCATACTGGTGAAGCAGATTAAGGTAGCCATAGATTTGAAGATGGACAAGAAGGGATTTGTGAAGAGAGAAGAAGTGGAGAGAGCGGTGAGGGAATTGATGGAAGGAGAGGAGGGAAGAAAGGCGAGGGAGAAAATGAAAGAGTTGAAGGGCAAAGCCAAGATTGCTATGACGGAAGGAGGGAGCACAATCAAGGCCACAGCCCGTGCAGCCACAGATTTGTCAGCCTCAACTTAA
- the LOC131030922 gene encoding UDP-glycosyltransferase 72B1-like: MERPHVAIFPFSAAMGHFLPLAEFVKRLCNFHAFSITLIITKWMWTSQQPAVLERLASSALDIRFAEIPHITLDEDERDMKFGARISKFMLKAMPHIEDVLQSLRSSSPISAFIIDPFCTELLAVTAKLKIPTYLFVPASAALVCFMLNLPKFVSEMKVSFKDVDFEVEVPGFPPIPPRDLPSSLQDRSDSEFEWFVNHASRFKEASGILINTFAEFEEEAIKALSTPATPAIYPIGPLLLTESDTPDQSSCLNWLDEQPPSSVLFVSFGSFGVISREQITDLAIGLEASGHRFLWVVRGYKSGDSSTLETDISELLPEGFENRTRDRGLVLLNWAPQVPVLSHPSTGGFLSHCGWNSTLESACNGVPMITWPLGAEQGMNKAILVKQIQVAVDLKMDDKRFVKREEVERAVRELMEGEEGRKARKKMKELKGKAKIAMMEGGSTIKATAEAAADLSASTLNVN; encoded by the coding sequence ATGGAGAGGCCACATGTCGCCATATTCCCCTTCAGCGCGGCGATGGGCCATTTCCTACCATTAGCTGAGTTTGTAAAGCGTCTCTGCAACTTCCATGCCTTCTCAATCACCCTCATCATCACCAAATGGATGTGGACATCTCAGCAACCCGCAGTGCTTGAACGATTGGCCTCCTCTGCTCTCGACATACGCTTTGCAGAGATTCCCCACATCACTCTGGATGAAGATGAGCGAGACATGAAATTTGGAGCACGCATTTCCAAGTTTATGCTGAAAGCAATGCCGCACATTGAAGATGTTCTGCAATCGTTGCGTTCATCATCGCCCATATCTGCTTTTATTATAGACCCCTTCTGCACGGAACTGCTGGCCGTTACCGCCAAGCTGAAGATCCCAACTTATTTATTCGTTCCGGCCTCTGCTGCTCTGGTTTGCTTCATGTTAAATCTTCCGAAGTTCGTTTCGGAGATGAAGGTCTCATTTAAAGACGTGGATTTTGAAGTGGAGGTACCTGGGTTTCCGCCGATTCCTCCGAGGGATCTGCCCAGTTCCCTTCAGGACAGGTCAGATTCAGAGTTTGAATGGTTTGTAAACCATGCCTCCCGCTTCAAGGAAGCTTCGGGGATTCTCATTAACACTTTTGCTGAGTTTGAGGAGGAAGCCATTAAAGCCCTCAGCACCCCTGCAACGCCTGCGATCTATCCAATAGGTCCCTTGTTGCTCACAGAATCTGATACCCCTGACCAGTCCAGCTGCCTCAATTGGTTGGATGAGCAGCCTCCTTCGTCCGTTCTGTTTGTGTCCTTTGGAAGCTTCGGCGTTATATCAAGGGAGCAAATTACAGATCTGGCAATTGGACTTGAAGCCAGTGGCCACCGGTTCCTGTGGGTGGTGCGTGGGTACAAATCTGGGGACTCTTCTACTCTTGAAACTGACATTTCCGAGCTTTTACCAGAGGGTTTTGAGAATCGAACCAGGGACCGTGGGCTGGTGCTTCTCAATTGGGCTCCTCAAGTTCCTGTTCTTTCTCATCCCTCTACCGGAGGATTCCTTTCTCATTGTGGGTGGAATTCTACTTTGGAGAGCGCCTGTAATGGAGTCCCAATGATCACTTGGCCTCTTGGTGCCGAACAGGGGATGAACAAGGCCATACTAGTGAAGCAGATTCAGGTAGCCGTAGATTTGAAAATGGACGACAAGAGATTTGTGAAGAGAGAAGAAGTGGAGAGAGCGGTGAGGGAATTGAtggaaggagaagagggaagaaaggcgaggaagaaaatgaaagaattgaaggGCAAGGCCAAGATTGCTATGATGGAAGGAGGGAGCACAATCAAGGCCACTGCTGAAGCAGCCGCAGATCTTTCAGCCTCAACTTTAAATGTTAATTAA